The following coding sequences lie in one Fusarium poae strain DAOMC 252244 chromosome 1, whole genome shotgun sequence genomic window:
- a CDS encoding hypothetical protein (BUSCO:41035at5125), protein MKSRSPATYKPAVARSSTIRSVRSFDGSESSPESKHSTFSSSVNSSTSGVSHSHSNPDLNDHTHTPVKPKHDLNNANTTPSRWSTSAARVIEPTPDSETPIMSEGAEAVDGQWDSTIGKAGLGKTGRVINKLVSDNEALKRDIKIERLKADEAKQAAKLLEDKLERMVSDYESRLLEANVTKTLLARKERQVETLQATVELEKKKATEALLREKSWRDEMTKTTKDATVQVEEATSYAQLMEGRYNAISSHWQDQGEEVKRAVTKMKSEIDHLNAERRADDDKIETLRDLCDQQDSNIKQLRHEKEEIARKFEEYKKTQEQDLKDIKTNARLREDEQEALLLASKETLDKLKWALNVKKNVRGAQ, encoded by the coding sequence ATGAAAAGCCGGAGTCCTGCCACCTACAAACCGGCTGTCGCCAGGTCAAGCACAATTCGAAGTGTCCGCAGCTTTGACGGCTCCGAATCCAGTCCTGAAAGCAAACATAGCACTTTCTCCAGCAGTGTAAACAGTAGCACCAGCGGAGTGTCCCATTCTCACTCCAATCCTGATCTCAACGACCACACACATACCCCCGTTAAACCCAAACACGATCTCAATAACGCAAACACCACACCATCGCGTTGGAGTACCAGTGCAGCGCGCGTAATAGAACCCACACCGGATTCAGAGACACCCATCATGTCAGAAGGCGCCGAAGCTGTAGATGGCCAATGGGACTCGACAATAGGCAAAGCCGGCCTGGGAAAAACTGGCCGAGTTATAAACAAGCTCGTCAGTGATAACGAGGCCTTGAAGCGCGACATCAAGATCGAACGCCTAAAAGCCGACGAGGCTAAGCAAGCCGCCAAGTTACTAGAGGACAAGCTCGAACGAATGGTCAGCGATTACGAAAGTCGATTGCTGGAGGCCAACGTTACAAAGACACTTCTCGCTCGGAAGGAACGCCAGGTCGAGACTCTACAAGCAACCGTCGAGcttgaaaagaaaaaagccaCAGAAGCTCTGCTGCGTGAAAAGAGCTGGAGGGATGAAATGACAAAGACGACAAAAGACGCAACGGTTCAAGTCGAAGAAGCAACTAGTTATGCGCAGTTGATGGAGGGCCGCTACAACGCCATTTCTTCTCATTGGCAAGACCAAGGCGAAGAGGTCAAGAGAGCGGTTACCAAGATGAAATCAGAAATAGATCACCTCAATGCAGAACGACGAGCAGACGACGACAAAATAGAAACATTAAGGGATCTCTGCGACCAACAGGACAGCAACATCAAGCAGTTACGACACGAAAAAGAGGAGATCGCCCGCAAATTCGAAGAATACAAGAAGACGCAAGAGCAAGACCTCAAAGACATCAAGACCAACGCCAGATTGAGAGAAGACGAGCAAGAAGCCCTACTACTAGCATCCAAAGAAACACTTGATAAGCTCAAATGGGCACTCAACGTTAAGAAGAACGTTAGAGGCGCACAGTGA
- a CDS encoding hypothetical protein (TransMembrane:1 (o622-643i)): MDLGPSSSSTVSPGPGPQTNRKERGAIAAQACETCRNRKQRCDERRPKCGTCQRFKLECRYREPQPTKKDKTLVEILDRLKSVESKIDHIGLRETTTPTIFNTSQPSGVYPNTPLLVDPESQDSLPGTSIPATSPTPSRDKGGYRYDSSVSKVSEWLVVRHMFESLGQKPPSPVGEIPTLPRGLRESAVALPLDGLQPVGISSNSTLQLPLHFSASASSLDHSPPSVDWETVQRLSKGYFDVINTFYPIMDRQWFNSHNLGSIISNGFHEGIIPSLVLLVLALGEVALTTSEVSISAYKQRPSGIKGGTIDRPPGLSYFNEARKRMGFALSEVSLENVQMFALAAIYYSSCGQALECWRMTVSASSACQALIVNKPTELHGLRSDLVKRIFWHCSIMETCFHMEFGLPLTGLDKLEETIGLPDFNGPITDEDYIADQATHFQEHFASQIVLRRLSANLHSVLNKTFGPDVSMSFPGFGHFNGASSPGSATVMKQLDAQLDQWRGMLPSHLRWQDNQDMAFSDPSQGAFNNVYAGQSLPSSYMFTPDLDTQPTTYPFAADIHVALLRTRYSYNKYLIYRPCVYKVLHHPDSVTQEDAEGAAECLKASLKWPIALSPTCTNKRLIPTAFFWSQNIFGVLVLLHLSQQHPIMLRIRSSLCGQRFDVEASQTVTTYLDWLRDMKKIDSTANWCWNIIRLVYRLDD; this comes from the exons ATGGACCTAGGACCATCCTCGTCCAGCACCGTCTCACCTGGACCTGGGCCGCAGACGAACCGAAAGGAGCGCGGCGCTATTGCTGCTCAG GCTTGCGAAACGTGCCGCAATCGAAAACAGAGATGTGATGAACGAAGGCCTAAGTGTGGTACATGTCAACGATTCAAACTCGAATGCCGATACAGAGAACCTCAACCTACAAA GAAGGATAAAACTCTTGTCGAGATCCTAGATCGACTCAAAAGCGTTGAAAGTAAGATTGACCACATAGGATTGCGGGAGACCACCACCCCTACTATTTTCAACACTTCCCAACCCTCTGGTGTCTATCCCAACACGCCGCTGTTAGTAGATCCCGAATCGCAAGACTCTCTCCCAGGGACATCTATTCCCGCTACGAGTCCCACGCCCAGCCGCGATAAAGGGGGCTACCGGTATGATTCCTCGGTATCCAAGGTGTCGGAATGGCTTGTCGTGCGCCATATGTTCGAAAGCCTCGGGCAGAAGCCTCCCTCGCCAGTAGGTGAAATACCCACGCTTCCGCGGGGCCTACGCGAGTCTGCTGTTGCCTTGCCACTCGATGGACTTCAGCCAGTTGGGATATCAAGCAACAGTACACTACAATTACCTCTGCACTTTTCGGCTTCCGCATCATCTCTTGACCACAGCCCCCCCAGTGTGGACTGGGAGACGGTACAAAGACTGAGTAAAGGCTATTTTGATGTCATCAATACTTTCTATCCTATAATGGACAGGCAATGGTTCAACTCACATAACCTGGGCTCGATTATTAGCAACGGCTTCCACGAAGGGATAATACCAAGTCTTGTACTCCTTGTTCTTGCTCTGGGGGAGGTGGCCCTCACCACATCCGAAGTATCTATCTCAGCGTACAAACAGCGGCCATCCGGGATCAAGGGGGGTACTATCGACAGACCACCTGGCCTTTCCTATTTCAACGAGGCACGTAAGAGAATGGGGTTTGCTCTAAGCGAGGTCAGCCTGGAGAATGTGCAGATGTTCGCGCTTGCTGCCATATACTACTCAAGCTGCGGACAGGCTCTT GAATGTTGGAGGATGACTGTCTCTGCTTCCTCAGCCTGTCAGGCCTTGATTGTAAA CAAACCCACCGAGCTCCACGGTCTTCGATCAGATCTAGTAAAAAGGATATTTTGGCACTGTTCAATCATGGAGAC TTGCTTTCACATGGAATTCGGTTTACCTTTGACTGGACTAGACAAGTTGGAAGAGACAATCGGTCTTCCTGACTTCAATGGGCCTATTACTGACGAGGACTACATCGCTGACCAAGCGACACATTTCCAGGAGCATTTTGCATCTCAGATTGTGCTTCGTAGGCTTTCTGCCAACTTGCATTCTGTCCTCAACAAGA CGTTCGGCCCAGATGTATCTATGTCCTTTCCAGGGTTTGGGCACTTCAATGGTGCCTCGAGTCCCGGCAGCGCGACTGTTATGAAGCAGCTCGATGCGCAACTTGATCAGTGGAGAGGCATGCTACCCAGCCATTTGAGATGGCAAGACAATCAGGATATGGCGTTTTCAGATCCTTCACAGGGTGCTTTTAATAATGTTTATGCTGGGCAGTCTCTGCCTAGTAGTTATATGTTTACGCCAGACCTTGACACGCAACCAACAACGTATCCATTTGCAGCCGACATACATGTTGCACTCCTTCGGACACGATACAGCTACAACAAATACCTCATATATCGCCCCTGCGTCTACAAAGTCCTTCACCACCCAGATAGTGTGACACAGGAAGATGCCGAGGGTGCGGCCGAATGTCTCAAGGCGTCACTCAAATGGCCCATCGCCCTATCGCCCACCTGCACCAACAAGCGACTTATACCAACGGCTTTCTTCTGGTCTCAAAACATTTTTGGAGTTCTGGTGCTGTTGCACCTTTCGCAACAGCACCCAATTATGCTACGCATTCGTTCGTCGCTCTGCGGGCAGCGCTTCGACGTTGAAGCCTCGCAGACTGTTACGACGTACTTGGATTGGCTACGCGATATGAAAAAGATAGACTCGACAGCGAACTGGTGCTGGAATATCATTCGCCTAGTCTATCGGCTGGACGATTAA
- a CDS encoding hypothetical protein (TransMembrane:12 (i70-101o107-125i137-155o167-190i202-220o226-246i352-379o391-412i433-458o464-489i501-520o532-552i)~BUSCO:16794at5125), which yields MPLGILEAKDIEHVPGTTRYFDDPSQPQAADEQHGNLKRARIGEETIILIPQPSDDPNDPLNWSLLRRDLITFLLCFAGILATALGPILAANTITISLLFAKDFTKVALLTGYFLLGCGAGAIFFVPSGRIWGKRHLFLVGILILIASSAWAGAVGTNYGSFIGARIVQGVGCAPYESFLNAAVGDLYFVHQRGVRMAFTNLAVFGGAFFTPILVGKITHEMGWEWTFYFVAIFLAATLPAVFFLCPETAYRREASLNTDTTGELGIELTTKDKRQTPPPQRESGEATAQELDQHASGFTLFPRSNALQPIGNSATPKKTFLQSISLFDGRKTDERYWVLLLRPFPLLTHPAFIWGCLIQGTMIGWTVFIGVIVAAIFIGPPYYWGEVDAGYTYTGPFIGAVLGFVLAGLLADTSVKYLTKLNKGIYEPEFRILLVIPMMIIGGIGLYGFALTAPGVIEKKYPYQVPLIFFGFEVAGMVIGAVASSLYIVDAYRDLTIEGFTIMIIFKNFFSFMLTFFAYNWINNGGIERTMISIASIQVGVCLLSIPMYIYGKRVRAYYYRHDLLAMTGLR from the exons ATGCCCCTGGGCATTCTCGAGGCCAAGGACATCGAGCATGTTCCTG GTACGACACGATACTTTGACGACCCGTCGCAACCCCAGGCAGCTGATGAGCAGCATGGAAATCTCAAGCGTGCCAGAATAGGAGAAGAAACCATCATTCTA ATCCCTCAACCTTCCGATGATCCAAACGATCCGCTGAACTGGTCACTTTTGCGACGCGACTTGATAACCTTCCTCCTTTGCTTCGCCGGCATCCTGGCTACTGCGCTTGGCCCTATCCTCGCCGCCAATACCATCACAATTTCTCTTCTATTCGCCAAAGACTTTACCAAGGTCGCGCTTTTGACGGGATACTTTTTGCTTGGGTGTGGTGCTGGTGCCATTTTCTTCGTCCCGTCCGGTCGCATCTGGGGAAAGCGACACTTGTTCCTCGTTGGTATACTTATTCTTATCGCCTCGAGCGCATGGGCTGGAGCTGTCGGGACAAACTATGGGAGTTTTATTGGTGCCAGAATCGTGCAAGGTGTAGGATGTGCGCCATATGAGAGTTTTCTCAATGCGGCTGTTGGTGACCTCTACTTTGTTCACCAGCGAGGAGTACGCATGGCTTTTACCAACCTGGCTGTTTTTGGCGGTGCGTTCTTCACGCCTATTTTGGTGGGCAAGATCACTCATGAAATGGGATGGGAATGGACGTTCTACTTCGTGGCAATCTTTCTTGCCGCTACCCTGCCGGCGGTCTTCTTTTTGTGCCCCGAGACCGCATATCGACGGGAAGCAAGCCTGAATACTGATACCACTGGCGAACTTGGAATAGAATTGACGACAAAAGACAAACGTCAAACCCCGCCGCCGCAACGAGAATCCGGGGAAGCAACGGCCCAAGAACTCGACCAACACGCGTCAGGCTTTACACTCTTTCCCAGGTCGAACGCTCTCCAGCCTATTGGTAATTCCGCCACTCCTAAGAAGACGTTTCTTCAATCAATCTCGCTGTTTGACGGTCGGAAAACGGACGAACGGTATTGGGTGCTTCTGCTACGGCCATTTCCTCTCCTGACCCACCCAGCATTCATCTGGGGCTGCCTTATCCAGGGTACCATGATTGGTTGGACCGTCTTCATTGGAGTCATTGTGGCCGCTATTTTCATCGGTCCTCCCTACTACTGGGGTGAAGTTGATGCTGGCTACACTTACACAGGTCCTTTCATCGGTGCTGTCTTGGGTTTCGTGCTGGCAGGTCTTCTTGCCGATACGAGTGTGAAGTATTTGACTAAGCTCAACAAAGGCATATATGAGCCCGAGTTCCGTATTCTCCTTGTCATACCAATGATGATCATCGGTGGCATCGGTTTATACGGATTTGCTCTGACAGCTCCCGGTGTGATAGAGAAGAAATATCCGTACCAAGTGCCTTTGATATTTTTCGGCTTTGAGGTCGCAGGGATGGTTATTGGCGCTGTAGCCAGTTCCTTGTACATTGTTGACGCTTACC GCGACTTGACTATCGAAGGCTTCACGATCATGATCATATTCAAAAACTTCTTCAGCTTTATGCTGACGTTCTTTGCCTACAATTGGATCAACAACGGTGGAATCGAACGGACAATGATATCGATTGCCTCGATCCAAGTGGGCGTATGCCTACTAAGCATACCCATGT ACATATATGGTAAGCGGGTACGAGCCTATTACTATCGCCACGATTTACTTGCTATGACCGGTCTCAGGTAA
- a CDS encoding hypothetical protein (SECRETED:SignalP(1-20)~TransMembrane:1 (n5-14c20/21o426-449i)), producing the protein MHAKLPSLLLLSSLPSLTLAEDVLGLYIFHRHGDRTAKAWKPVNFTALGADEVHSSGSWYRDTYVSQDAPRKISGLSSESVVLSQLDVTSPVDAVLQNSALVFLQGLYPPTQHTETLANGSKIEAPLSGYQYIPIASVETAASDKHSESNAWLQGNSGCTNAEASSNAYLSSSEYDQTYKDTEDFYQSLLPVIEKTYGKDEANFRNAYTIFDLINVARIHNSSIPSDDLLKEPILDKLYNLASIHEWNLAYNSSEPVRAIAGSVLGGQIIEALEPLAEGKKAPKVNIQFGAYGAFMAFFGLAGLDKASSDFMGIVDYASSMAFELVTNATNPTADDVSVRFYFANGTASENAPKLFPLFGDDSTTISWKDFKAGMSEFAIEDTKHWCKLCGNTDGTCASNSSDDDDDSASSSSNSGGSSDGVSKPVAGVIGALITLVAIFGIQAAVLLFGGLRLVKKSTLVPADASAPTMSKA; encoded by the exons ATGCACGCCAAGCTGCCATCCCTCCTCTTACTCTCCTCTCTTCCCTCTCTCACTCTCGCCGAAGATGTTTTAGGTCTGTACATTTTCCACCGTCACGGAGACCGTACTGCCAAGGCTTGGAAGCCCGTCAACTTCACTGCTCTCGGAGCCGACGAGGTCCACTCCTCCGGATCCTGGTACCGCGACACTTATGTGAGCCAAGATGCGCCCCGAAAGATCTCCGGCCTCAGTTCAGAGTCCGTGGTTTTGTCTCAACTGGATGTTACTTCACCCGTGGACGCTGTCCTCCAAAACTCAGCTCTCGTCTTTCTCCAGGGCCTTTACCCTCCCACCCAGCATACCGAGACTCTCGCCAATGGATCCAAAATTGAGGCTCCTCTGAGCGGATACCAGTACATCCCAATTGCTTCTGTTGAGACTGCTGCCAGCGATAAACACTCCGAGAGCAACGCTTGGCTCCAGGGCAACAGTGGTTGCACCAACGCTGAGGCCAGCTCAAATGCATACCTCTCTTCTTCCGAGTATGATCAGACCTACAAGGACACCGAAGATTTCTATCAGAGCCTTCTTCCCGTAATCGAAAAGACATACGGCAAGGATGAAGCCAACTTTCGAAATGCCTACACGA TCTTTGATCTTATCAACGTTGCACGCATCCACAACTCCAGCATTCCCTCTGACGATCTTCTCAAGGAGCCCATTTTGGACAAGCTCTACAACCTCGCTTCTATTCATGAGTGGAACCTCGCCTACAACAGCAGCGAGCCTGTCCGTGCCATTGCTGGCTCCGTTCTCGGTGGCCAGATCATCGAGGCTCTTGAGCCCCTCGCCGAGGGCAAGAAAGCGCCCAAGGTGAACATCCAATTTGGCGCCTACGGTGCCTTCATGGCTTTCTTCGGCCTGGCTGGTCTCGACAAAGCCAGCTCTGATTTCATGGGTATCGTTGACTACGCTTCATCCATGGCTTTTGAGCTCGTCACAAACGCTACCAACCCTACCGCCGACGACGTCAGTGTCCGCTTTTACTTCGCCAACGGCACCGCTTCTGAGAACGCCCCCAAGCTGTTCCCTCTATTTGGAGATGACTCTACCACTATCTCCTGGAAGGACTTCAAGGCTGGCATGTCCGAGTTTGCTATCGAGGACACCAAGCACTGGTGCAAGCTCTGTGGGAATACTGACGGCACTTGCGCCAGCAACAGCtccgatgacgacgatgactcagcttcttccagttCTAACTCTGGTGGCTCAAGTGACGGCGTTTCTAAGCCTGTTGCCGGCGTGATTGGAGCTCTTATCACGTTGGTGGCCATTTTTGGTATCCAAGCAGCCGTTCTCCTATTTGGCGGCTTGCGCCTTGTTAAGAAGTCGACTCTTGTTCCTGCTGATGCTTCGGCACCTACTATGTCCAAGGCTTAA
- a CDS encoding hypothetical protein (BUSCO:37118at5125) — MSFPESEYLSPVWKDGIFNGRVVFVTGGAGSICSMQTRALVRLGANACIVGRSVDKTENAAKEIASVREGAKVIGIGGCDVRKVDSLQAAAERCAKELGGIDFVIAGAAGNFVAPIEGLSSNAFKSVMDIDVLGTFNTVKATMPYLLRSSNPRIIYVSATFHYTGMPLQAHVSAAKASVDSIMASVALEYGPRGVQSNVIAPGGIEGTEGLARLGSDAESEKKRYAKSVPMGRAGTVRDIADATVFLFSEAGSYVSGQVLAVDGAAWRRQGALGVGTEAGMEYPDYLLKGEFSQNLRDPRKTAKAKL; from the exons ATGTCTTTTCCCGAGTCCGAGTATCTCAGTCCTGTCTGGAAGGACGGCATCTTCA ATGGACGTGTTGTCTTTGTCACCGGCGGCGCAGGAAGCATCTGCAGCATGCAAACACGAGCACTAGTTCGTCTCGGTGCGAATGCATGCATCGTTGGTAGAAGCGTCGACAAGACTGAGAATGCCGCAAAGGAGATTGCATCTGTTAGAGAGGGAGCCAAAGTGATAGGAATCGGAGGCTGTGATGTCCGTAAG GTCGATAGTCTtcaggctgctgctgagcgATGCGCGAAAGAGCTCGGGGGGATTGACTTTGTCAT TGCCGGTGCGGCTGGCAATTTCGTCGCCCCCATAGAAGGACTGAGCTCCAACGCCTTCAAGTCAGTAATGGATATTGATGTACTAGGAACCTTCAACACAGTCAAAGCCACCATGCCCTATCTACTGCGCAGCTCTAACCCTCGCATCATCTATGTCTCTGCCACATTCCACTACACAGGCATGCCACTCCAGGCACACGTCTCTGCCGCCAAAGCATCCGTGGACTCTATCATGGCCTCTGTCGCTCTCGAGTACGGACCAAGAGGTGTTCAGAGCAACGTCATCGCCCCTGGAGGCATTGAAGGCACCGAAGGTCTGGCGCGACTAGGAAGTGACGCAGAGAGTGAAAAGAAGAGATATGCCAAGAGCGTTCCAATGGGTCGAGCGGGCACCGTACGGGATATCGCAGATGCGACAGTGTTCCTGTTCAGCGAAGCCGGAAGCTATGTTAGCGGACAAGTCCTGGCCGTGGACGGCGCTGCGTGGAGGCGCCAAGGAGCCCTGGGTGTTGGAACCGAGGCTGGTATGGAGTATCCGGATTATCTTCTCAAGGGAGAGTTTTCGCAGAACTTGCGAGATCCTCGAAAGACAGCCAAGGCAAAGCTATGA